One genomic segment of Spirochaetaceae bacterium includes these proteins:
- a CDS encoding DUF4143 domain-containing protein — MKRDAYDELLTWSDAPGRKPLLMRGARQTGKTYLLRAFGRERYAASHYFNFEQTPALASLFERDLDPMRIVRDLSVFAGERIVPGGSLLILDEIQACNAALNSLKYFAEDAPQYHVAAAGSLLGVTLSTPHSFPVGKVDFVDLHPMTFLEFLDAVGAGRYRKLIEEHPVPAPFPEAFHTVLVDLLRAYYFVGGMPEAVARYAANREAAEVRTVQQAILDAYVLDFAKHAPAREVARIIAVWDSLPGHLARENKKFMFSAIRPSARARDYEDAVVWLEGAGLILRAFGVETARLPLRGHADRRSFKVYALDVGLLGALAGAAPELLVHGDRLFAEYRGALVENYVAQQLAAAAAGDLHYWRSSGGKAEVDFLLERSGEVVPLEVKSGVNPRSKSLRSFDSQFAPPLLVRSTLLNLKHDARVLNIPLYAVPDALRFVGDLDARGSLG; from the coding sequence ATGAAGCGTGATGCGTACGATGAGTTGCTGACCTGGAGCGACGCGCCGGGGCGCAAGCCGCTGCTGATGCGCGGTGCGCGCCAGACCGGCAAGACCTATCTGCTGCGCGCCTTCGGCCGGGAGCGATACGCGGCCAGTCACTACTTCAACTTCGAGCAGACGCCCGCTCTCGCCAGCCTGTTCGAGCGCGATCTCGATCCCATGCGCATCGTCCGCGACCTGTCGGTGTTCGCGGGAGAACGGATTGTGCCCGGCGGCTCGCTGCTCATCCTCGACGAGATCCAGGCGTGCAACGCGGCGCTGAACTCGCTGAAGTACTTCGCCGAGGACGCCCCGCAGTACCACGTCGCCGCCGCCGGCTCGCTGCTCGGAGTCACCCTCTCGACACCGCATTCGTTCCCGGTGGGCAAGGTGGACTTCGTGGACCTGCATCCGATGACCTTCCTCGAGTTCCTCGACGCCGTCGGCGCGGGGCGCTACCGGAAACTGATCGAGGAACACCCGGTGCCCGCGCCCTTCCCCGAAGCGTTCCACACCGTCCTGGTCGACCTGCTGCGCGCCTACTATTTTGTCGGCGGCATGCCCGAGGCGGTCGCCCGCTACGCCGCCAACCGGGAGGCGGCGGAGGTGCGGACCGTGCAGCAAGCGATCCTCGATGCCTACGTGCTCGACTTCGCCAAGCATGCCCCCGCGCGCGAGGTGGCGCGCATCATCGCGGTCTGGGATTCGCTGCCGGGACACTTGGCGCGCGAGAACAAGAAGTTCATGTTTTCAGCTATCCGTCCGAGCGCGCGGGCGCGCGATTATGAAGATGCCGTCGTGTGGCTGGAGGGCGCCGGGCTGATCCTGCGGGCGTTCGGCGTCGAGACGGCCCGGCTGCCGTTGCGGGGCCACGCGGACCGGAGATCGTTCAAGGTGTACGCGTTGGACGTCGGCCTGCTCGGCGCGCTCGCCGGGGCCGCGCCCGAGCTGCTGGTGCACGGCGACCGCCTGTTCGCCGAGTACCGGGGAGCGCTGGTCGAGAACTACGTTGCGCAGCAACTGGCCGCGGCGGCGGCCGGCGACTTGCACTATTGGCGCAGTTCCGGGGGCAAGGCGGAAGTCGACTTCCTGCTGGAGCGAAGCGGCGAGGTTGTGCCGCTGGAGGTGAAGTCCGGCGTCAACCCGCGCAGCAAGAGCCTGCGGTCGTTCGACTCCCAGTTCGCCCCGCCGCTGCTGGTGCGCAGCACCCTGTTGAACCTGAAGCACGACGCTCGCGTGCTCAACATACCCCTGTACGCCGTGCCCGACGCGCTGCGGTTCGTCGGCGATCTTGACGCTCGCGGCTCACTTGGCTAA
- a CDS encoding acyl-CoA dehydrogenase family protein has product MLDIPTYTPMPEAERQALLADVDAYCREVRPIEDLCYLEHRYNEAVISLAHKHDILAMTVPKQYGGRGADTATYAAAIARIGREGTSVRTLFSGHCSIGQTPIVEWGTEDQKRRYLPGTVTGERILAFGLTEPEAGSNPLEMQSTYRREGDHYVLNGVKYLISNATIAGAIIMFAYPEDPGDGRPRISAFIMDTDGDGIEREALTAKLGMPTSDTGMFELTEYRVPAENMLAAEGDGFAVAMQTLRSGRLSVAAGCVGVIEDCLDAAVEYAKERSQHGKAIARHQLVQEHIAQIEVARQTSASIVADAARWKAASDDRPGDAALGARVDQLIAAAKFAASNAAFDAADRALQVHGGRGWSDLYRPGRHLKDVRVCRIYEGTDEVLKLKIAAGVLGRDYAAFR; this is encoded by the coding sequence ATGCTTGATATACCGACCTATACCCCGATGCCGGAGGCGGAACGGCAGGCGCTGCTCGCCGACGTCGACGCGTACTGCCGGGAAGTGCGGCCAATCGAGGACCTGTGCTACCTGGAGCACCGCTACAACGAGGCGGTCATCTCGCTGGCCCACAAGCACGACATCCTCGCCATGACGGTGCCGAAGCAGTACGGCGGGCGCGGCGCCGACACCGCCACCTACGCGGCCGCGATCGCGCGCATCGGCCGCGAGGGCACCAGCGTGCGCACCCTGTTCTCGGGGCATTGCTCGATCGGCCAGACCCCGATCGTGGAGTGGGGCACCGAGGATCAGAAGCGGCGCTACCTGCCGGGCACGGTCACCGGCGAGCGCATCCTGGCGTTCGGCCTCACCGAGCCGGAGGCGGGTTCCAACCCGCTGGAGATGCAGAGCACCTACCGGCGCGAGGGCGATCACTACGTGCTCAACGGCGTCAAGTACCTGATCTCCAACGCCACCATCGCTGGCGCCATCATCATGTTCGCCTACCCGGAGGATCCCGGCGACGGCAGGCCGCGCATCAGCGCGTTCATCATGGACACCGACGGCGACGGCATCGAGCGCGAGGCGCTGACCGCCAAGCTCGGCATGCCCACCAGCGACACCGGCATGTTCGAGCTCACCGAGTACCGGGTGCCGGCGGAGAACATGCTCGCCGCCGAGGGCGACGGTTTCGCGGTGGCGATGCAGACGCTGCGCAGCGGCCGCCTGAGTGTGGCGGCGGGGTGCGTAGGGGTGATCGAGGACTGCCTCGACGCCGCCGTCGAATACGCCAAGGAACGCAGCCAGCACGGCAAGGCGATTGCCCGCCACCAACTCGTGCAGGAGCACATCGCGCAGATCGAGGTGGCGCGGCAGACCAGCGCCAGCATCGTGGCCGACGCCGCGCGCTGGAAGGCGGCCAGCGACGACCGCCCCGGCGACGCCGCGCTCGGCGCCCGCGTCGACCAGCTCATCGCGGCAGCCAAGTTCGCGGCCAGCAACGCCGCCTTCGACGCCGCCGACCGGGCGCTGCAGGTGCACGGCGGGCGCGGCTGGTCCGACCTGTACCGGCCGGGCCGCCACCTCAAGGACGTGCGCGTGTGCCGCATCTACGAGGGCACCGACGAAGTCCTCAAGCTCAAGATCGCCGCCGGCGTCCTCGGCCGCGACTACGCCGCGTTCCGCTAG
- a CDS encoding ABC transporter substrate-binding protein, whose product MHCRWHSTWRRLTIPTLAVFQTGKTLRGLAPRGTTPPFEEWPEELQQYYRYDPEGAEKLLDEAGYPRGADGIRFTAEYLHRDVIDLGYTEVAAGYWADIGVDITTRIADTGTWVAAKAETAYEMATGDMGHPAAGWAMQTHRDSNLFPREYLACSDPCAIDTSVLDAASDAYYAATTKEEQFEAAKAYNMFVLEQHMQIWGPLAPQFQANNPWVKGYNGEYSLGDLTYHPILARLWIDRDLKREMGF is encoded by the coding sequence ATGCACTGCAGATGGCACTCGACCTGGAGACGATTGACGATACCTACTTTGGCGGTTTTTCAGACTGGGAAAACCCTTCGTGGATTAGCGCCAAGGGGCACTACACCCCCATTTGAAGAGTGGCCAGAAGAGCTCCAGCAATACTACAGGTATGACCCGGAGGGTGCCGAGAAGCTCCTGGATGAGGCAGGCTATCCGCGCGGCGCGGACGGAATTCGATTCACGGCAGAGTATTTGCACCGAGACGTCATAGACTTGGGCTATACGGAAGTCGCCGCCGGGTACTGGGCTGATATTGGCGTTGATATAACGACCCGTATTGCCGACACGGGGACTTGGGTGGCTGCCAAGGCAGAAACCGCGTATGAAATGGCCACTGGCGACATGGGCCATCCGGCTGCTGGCTGGGCCATGCAGACTCATCGCGATAGCAATCTGTTCCCCCGCGAATACTTGGCCTGTAGCGACCCATGCGCAATCGACACCTCCGTGCTGGACGCGGCCTCCGATGCCTATTACGCTGCTACGACCAAAGAGGAGCAGTTCGAGGCAGCGAAAGCGTACAATATGTTCGTGCTCGAGCAACACATGCAGATTTGGGGTCCTCTGGCGCCACAGTTTCAGGCGAACAATCCGTGGGTCAAGGGCTATAACGGTGAATACTCGCTAGGAGACCTGACGTATCATCCCATCCTCGCCCGCCTCTGGATCGACCGGGATCTGAAGCGAGAAATGGGATTCTGA
- a CDS encoding amidohydrolase family protein, giving the protein MHDIAIRNGRVIDGSGRPEFQSDVGIDGSKIAAVGTDVGPARREIDAAGKLVTPGWIDMHTHFDAQVSWDPYLTPSCWNGVTTIVMGNCGVGFAPVHVKDRDWLMDLMDAVEDIPAIAMSAGMEWAWETFPQYLDAIDHKPRVMDVLTQLPHCALRCYVMGERGAEDIQPTDAELAEMTRIVRQGIEAGAFGVSSNRLLAHRTKAGELIPGTLARYPEIEAIAKGAEEAGGGVLQFVGPFEREWLYSLAQMDGISVTYLMGEGGRETLDPLEEKAYANGWRVYPQVRGRGTMIIMNLEASLHPYMINYAYRDLVGSLPMAERIRKMRDPEVRAKILASDWDLTNDVRLKPGNKYGEVGPDDNTFVDDTTPGSRLPWLLERITGSAEKVYVLGDPPNYEPDESASVAAYARKHGISDAQAFYDLLTADRGQTMLIHYLEGYSQGNLEYMADMMRHPITRNGLSDAGAHVGAICDAHMPSWNLAFWGRDRTRGGKVPLETIVNKQTRGPAEVYGLLDRGLLQPGMRADVNVIDFERLSWPPPHIVYDLPEKAKRFMQRTVGYDLTVCNGEVVLENDELTGALPGRLVRRPRASS; this is encoded by the coding sequence ATGCACGACATAGCGATTCGCAATGGCCGCGTCATTGACGGCAGCGGCCGACCGGAGTTTCAGAGCGACGTCGGTATCGACGGCAGCAAGATCGCGGCCGTCGGCACGGACGTGGGACCGGCGCGGCGCGAGATCGACGCCGCCGGCAAGCTGGTGACGCCGGGCTGGATCGATATGCACACCCACTTCGACGCGCAGGTGTCGTGGGACCCCTACCTCACCCCGTCGTGCTGGAACGGCGTGACCACCATCGTGATGGGCAACTGCGGGGTCGGTTTCGCGCCGGTGCACGTCAAGGACCGCGACTGGCTGATGGACCTGATGGACGCGGTCGAGGACATTCCGGCGATCGCCATGTCGGCCGGGATGGAGTGGGCCTGGGAGACGTTCCCGCAATACCTGGACGCCATCGACCACAAGCCGCGCGTGATGGACGTCCTGACCCAGCTCCCGCACTGCGCGCTGCGCTGCTACGTGATGGGCGAACGCGGCGCCGAGGACATCCAGCCGACCGACGCCGAGCTGGCCGAAATGACCCGCATCGTGCGCCAGGGCATCGAGGCGGGCGCGTTCGGCGTATCGAGCAACCGGCTGCTGGCGCACCGCACCAAGGCGGGCGAGCTGATCCCCGGCACCCTGGCCCGCTACCCCGAGATCGAGGCGATCGCCAAGGGCGCGGAGGAGGCCGGCGGCGGCGTGTTGCAGTTCGTGGGGCCGTTCGAGCGCGAGTGGCTGTACTCGCTGGCGCAGATGGACGGCATCAGCGTGACCTACCTGATGGGCGAAGGCGGGCGCGAGACGCTGGACCCGCTGGAGGAGAAGGCGTACGCCAACGGCTGGCGGGTGTACCCCCAGGTGCGCGGCCGCGGCACCATGATCATCATGAACCTCGAAGCGTCGCTGCATCCGTACATGATCAACTACGCCTACCGTGACTTGGTGGGCTCGTTGCCGATGGCGGAGCGGATTCGCAAGATGCGCGACCCCGAGGTGCGCGCGAAGATCCTGGCCAGCGACTGGGATCTGACCAACGACGTGCGCCTGAAGCCCGGCAACAAGTATGGCGAGGTCGGCCCGGACGACAACACGTTCGTGGACGACACCACGCCGGGCAGCCGGCTGCCCTGGCTGCTGGAGCGGATCACCGGCAGCGCCGAGAAGGTGTACGTGCTCGGCGATCCGCCCAACTACGAGCCGGACGAGTCGGCGAGCGTCGCCGCCTACGCCAGGAAGCACGGCATCTCGGACGCCCAGGCGTTCTACGACCTGCTCACCGCCGACCGCGGCCAGACCATGCTGATCCACTACCTGGAGGGCTACTCGCAGGGCAACCTGGAGTACATGGCCGACATGATGCGCCATCCGATCACCCGCAACGGGCTCAGCGACGCCGGCGCCCACGTCGGCGCCATCTGCGACGCCCACATGCCGAGCTGGAACCTGGCGTTCTGGGGCCGCGACCGCACCCGCGGCGGCAAGGTGCCCCTGGAAACGATCGTGAACAAGCAGACGCGTGGCCCGGCGGAGGTGTACGGACTGCTCGACCGCGGCCTGCTGCAGCCCGGCATGCGCGCCGATGTCAACGTGATCGACTTCGAGCGCCTGTCGTGGCCACCGCCGCACATCGTCTACGACCTGCCGGAGAAGGCCAAGCGGTTCATGCAGCGCACCGTGGGCTACGACCTCACCGTCTGCAACGGCGAGGTGGTGCTGGAGAACGACGAACTGACCGGCGCGCTGCCCGGCCGCCTGGTGCGCCGCCCGCGCGCGTCTTCGTAG
- a CDS encoding ABC transporter permease, with amino-acid sequence MAFPGLLLLLTIMSIAGRGMPQIIIVLGVSGGIPASRVVRGAVLGVKENVYFQAAQAIGSSRRRSLLRHVLPNIAAPIIIIFSINVGGVIMSEAALSFLGFGLPPDIPSWGGMLSREGRQYMEMAPHLALWPGLCLTVVVYSLNMFGDAVRDLLDPRLRGRLGRYGAARK; translated from the coding sequence ATGGCGTTCCCGGGGCTGCTGTTGCTGCTGACGATCATGTCGATAGCCGGCCGCGGCATGCCGCAGATCATCATCGTGCTGGGGGTGTCGGGAGGCATTCCGGCCTCGCGGGTGGTGCGCGGCGCGGTGCTGGGGGTCAAGGAGAACGTCTACTTCCAGGCGGCGCAGGCGATCGGCAGCTCGCGCCGGCGCTCGCTGCTGCGCCACGTGCTGCCCAACATCGCGGCGCCGATCATCATCATCTTCAGCATCAACGTCGGCGGGGTGATCATGTCGGAGGCGGCGCTGAGCTTCCTGGGCTTCGGACTGCCGCCGGACATACCGAGCTGGGGCGGCATGCTGAGCCGCGAGGGTCGGCAGTACATGGAGATGGCGCCGCACCTGGCGCTGTGGCCGGGACTGTGCCTGACCGTGGTGGTGTACAGCCTCAACATGTTCGGCGACGCGGTGCGCGACCTGCTGGACCCCCGCCTGCGCGGCCGCCTCGGCCGCTACGGCGCCGCCCGGAAGTAG
- a CDS encoding CoA transferase produces MTGPQDGGGGAALAGVRVLDASRVLAGPYCTMVLADMGADVVKVERPAGGDDTRAWGPPYLGDPADGLSAYFLAVNRSKRSVAIDLRSERGRRLFLDLAGKSDVVVENFAPGVAQRLGLDHAALCAARPDLVHCSITAFGRKPGPGYDLVIQGLSGLMSLTGEPEGAPMKVGVALTDVIAGLHAASAILAAVISRQRTGEGQHLEVNLMGSTVAALVNVAQAFLLNARPPRRFGNAHPQIVPYEVYAAGDGYLTIGAGNDKLFTGLCTVLGCPELLRDARFADNSARVANRTALNAVLTPLIARRAVAELVAELTAAGVPAGAVADLPGVFGAPPAAPPGVNLLELAAADDRRYLSVGPVVEMPGLRGDPCGAPLLGQHTHEVLAELLGLAAPHLAELEREGAIARHEFDA; encoded by the coding sequence ATGACGGGACCGCAGGACGGCGGCGGCGGTGCGGCGCTGGCGGGGGTCCGGGTGCTCGATGCCTCGCGCGTGCTGGCCGGCCCCTACTGCACCATGGTGCTGGCCGACATGGGCGCCGACGTGGTCAAGGTGGAGCGCCCGGCGGGCGGCGACGACACGCGCGCCTGGGGGCCGCCCTACCTGGGCGACCCGGCGGACGGGCTCAGCGCCTACTTTCTGGCCGTGAACCGCAGCAAGCGCAGCGTGGCGATCGACCTGCGCAGCGAACGCGGCCGCCGCCTGTTCCTGGACTTGGCGGGCAAGAGCGACGTGGTGGTGGAGAACTTCGCGCCCGGCGTGGCGCAGCGGCTGGGACTGGACCACGCGGCGCTGTGCGCGGCCCGGCCCGACCTCGTGCACTGCTCGATCACGGCGTTCGGGCGCAAGCCGGGGCCGGGTTACGACTTGGTGATCCAGGGGCTGAGCGGGCTGATGTCGCTGACCGGCGAGCCGGAGGGGGCGCCGATGAAGGTGGGCGTGGCGCTTACCGACGTGATCGCCGGCCTGCACGCCGCCAGCGCCATCCTGGCGGCGGTGATCAGCCGGCAGCGCACCGGCGAGGGACAGCACCTGGAGGTCAACCTGATGGGCTCTACGGTGGCCGCGCTGGTCAACGTGGCGCAGGCGTTCCTGCTCAACGCGCGCCCGCCGCGCCGGTTCGGCAACGCCCATCCGCAGATCGTGCCGTACGAGGTGTACGCGGCCGGCGACGGCTACCTGACCATCGGCGCCGGCAACGACAAGCTGTTCACCGGGCTGTGCACGGTGCTCGGTTGCCCCGAACTGCTGCGCGATGCGCGCTTCGCGGACAACTCGGCGCGGGTGGCGAACCGGACCGCCCTGAACGCCGTCCTGACCCCGCTGATCGCGCGGCGCGCGGTGGCGGAGCTGGTCGCCGAGCTGACCGCGGCCGGGGTACCGGCCGGCGCGGTGGCCGACCTGCCGGGGGTGTTCGGCGCGCCGCCGGCCGCGCCGCCCGGGGTCAACCTGCTGGAACTGGCGGCGGCGGACGACAGGCGCTATCTTTCGGTCGGGCCGGTGGTGGAGATGCCGGGGCTGCGCGGCGACCCGTGCGGCGCACCGCTGCTCGGGCAGCACACGCACGAGGTGCTGGCGGAGTTGCTCGGCCTGGCGGCGCCGCACCTGGCCGAGCTGGAGCGAGAGGGGGCAATTGCAAGGCATGAATTCGATGCTTGA
- a CDS encoding ABC transporter permease gives MSNASGTRTTARAPRRHTGLGDFFIRLWTEKPLGSACGIIVLLLIVVAVFADVLAPYGYTEIHLADRLQGASARYLLGTDQLGRDYLSRLIYGARLSMLVGLSATTLNVVVAVLVGGISGFLGGKLDLGVQRFVDAWMAFPGLLLLLTIMSILGQGVPQMILVLGISGGIGGSRVVRGAVITVKENDYFQAAASIGSAKWRAFARHVLPNIGAPLIIIFSINIGGAIMSEASLSFLGFGLPPEFPSWGTLLSWEGRRYMEQAPWLALWPGLCLTLVVYSLNMFGDAMRDLLDPRLRGGGGRLGANAATPV, from the coding sequence ATGAGTAACGCTTCCGGTACGCGGACAACGGCACGCGCGCCGAGGAGACATACCGGTCTGGGCGATTTCTTCATCAGGCTGTGGACCGAGAAGCCGCTCGGCAGTGCGTGCGGGATTATCGTATTGCTGCTGATTGTGGTGGCTGTCTTCGCCGATGTTCTGGCCCCCTATGGCTATACGGAAATACACCTGGCAGACAGGCTGCAGGGCGCATCGGCCCGGTATCTGCTGGGTACCGACCAGTTGGGGCGAGACTACCTGAGCCGCCTCATCTACGGGGCCCGTCTTTCGATGCTCGTCGGGCTGTCCGCGACCACGCTCAATGTCGTCGTCGCGGTCCTCGTCGGCGGCATTTCCGGATTCCTCGGTGGTAAGCTGGACCTGGGTGTGCAGAGATTCGTCGATGCCTGGATGGCTTTTCCGGGCCTGCTCCTGCTGCTGACCATCATGTCCATATTGGGGCAGGGTGTTCCCCAGATGATCCTGGTCCTGGGAATATCAGGAGGCATCGGTGGCTCGAGAGTAGTCAGAGGCGCCGTCATCACCGTAAAGGAGAATGACTATTTTCAGGCGGCGGCGTCGATTGGCTCGGCAAAATGGAGAGCATTTGCGCGCCACGTTCTGCCCAATATCGGGGCGCCGCTGATCATCATCTTCAGCATCAACATCGGCGGGGCGATCATGAGTGAAGCTTCGCTGAGCTTCCTCGGATTCGGCCTGCCTCCCGAGTTTCCCAGTTGGGGTACTCTGCTCAGTTGGGAAGGCCGGCGGTACATGGAGCAGGCGCCATGGCTCGCCCTGTGGCCGGGTCTCTGCCTGACCCTCGTGGTGTACAGTCTGAACATGTTCGGTGATGCCATGCGCGACCTGCTCGACCCGCGGCTCAGGGGCGGCGGCGGGCGGCTAGGCGCCAACGCCGCCACGCCGGTTTAG
- a CDS encoding ABC transporter permease, whose translation MRAYFIRRLLLVVPTLFILSVLVFLSVRFIPGDVIDIMAGRTAFVGGQVDRATIEQRLGLDLPIHVQYGRWIGGIVLRGTLGESLLGGWRIEERMLGRLPVTAELGLLAILIGLVIALPVGIYSAVRQYTAADYVGRSVAVMGLATPNFWLGTMVMIYPAIWWTWSPPMELVPFAQDPLGNLGMFLIPSLILGTYLSASTMRMTRTMMLEVLRQDYIRTAWAKGLLERSVILRHAVKNAIIPVVTLVGMQIPILVGGSVIIENIFNLPGLGRLMLDALGDRDYPVVSAVNLFFATVVVFVNLVTDLLYASLDPRIRYE comes from the coding sequence ATGAGAGCGTACTTCATCCGCCGGCTGCTGCTGGTCGTCCCCACCCTGTTCATCCTGAGCGTGTTGGTGTTCCTGTCGGTACGCTTCATCCCCGGCGACGTCATCGACATCATGGCCGGTCGCACGGCATTCGTGGGCGGGCAGGTCGACCGCGCGACCATCGAACAGCGGCTCGGCCTGGACCTGCCGATCCACGTGCAGTACGGCCGCTGGATCGGCGGCATCGTCCTGCGCGGCACGCTCGGCGAGTCGCTGCTGGGCGGTTGGCGCATCGAGGAGCGCATGCTGGGACGACTGCCGGTCACCGCCGAGCTCGGGCTGCTGGCCATCCTCATCGGACTGGTCATCGCGCTGCCGGTGGGCATCTACTCGGCGGTGCGCCAGTACACCGCCGCCGACTACGTGGGACGGTCGGTCGCCGTCATGGGGCTGGCGACGCCCAACTTCTGGCTGGGAACGATGGTGATGATCTACCCCGCCATCTGGTGGACGTGGTCGCCGCCGATGGAGCTGGTCCCGTTCGCCCAGGACCCGCTGGGCAACCTCGGCATGTTCCTTATCCCCAGCCTGATCCTCGGGACCTACCTGTCGGCCAGCACCATGCGCATGACGCGCACCATGATGCTGGAGGTGCTGCGCCAGGACTACATCCGCACGGCCTGGGCCAAGGGTCTGCTGGAGCGGTCGGTGATCCTGCGCCACGCGGTCAAGAACGCGATCATCCCGGTGGTGACGCTGGTGGGCATGCAGATCCCGATTCTGGTGGGCGGCTCGGTGATCATCGAGAACATCTTCAACCTGCCGGGGCTGGGGCGGCTGATGCTGGACGCGCTGGGCGACCGCGACTACCCGGTGGTATCGGCGGTGAATCTGTTCTTCGCCACGGTGGTGGTGTTCGTCAACCTGGTGACCGATCTGCTGTATGCGTCGCTGGACCCACGGATTCGCTACGAATGA
- a CDS encoding DUF4276 family protein, whose protein sequence is MRLGVHVEGQTEELFVNELLASHLYGQGFSQVWARLYGKARRRGRGTAWPAVCREIVRHLKEDKTIIATTMADYYGMPQSGSRAWPGRATAANLPYPQRAKAVEDALAADIHLAMGSRFDERRFIPFVMMHEFEALLFSDCERFAIGIDRPELASSFQEIRAAFPTPEAIDDSPVTAPSKRIEALVPGYEKPRLGALAARAIGLETMRAECPHFDCWVSRLERRTA, encoded by the coding sequence ATGCGCCTGGGTGTTCATGTGGAAGGTCAAACAGAAGAGCTATTTGTCAACGAACTGCTCGCCTCTCACCTCTACGGACAAGGCTTCTCGCAAGTGTGGGCCCGCCTGTACGGAAAGGCTCGGAGACGCGGCAGAGGCACGGCTTGGCCGGCGGTCTGTCGTGAAATCGTGCGGCACTTGAAGGAAGACAAGACGATCATCGCCACCACCATGGCGGACTACTATGGTATGCCACAAAGCGGTTCCAGGGCGTGGCCGGGGCGCGCTACGGCAGCCAATCTCCCGTATCCACAGAGAGCGAAGGCTGTCGAAGACGCGCTCGCCGCTGACATCCATCTTGCCATGGGATCCAGGTTTGACGAACGTCGGTTCATTCCGTTCGTGATGATGCACGAGTTCGAGGCCCTGCTGTTCAGCGATTGCGAGCGGTTCGCCATAGGGATTGATCGGCCCGAATTGGCGAGCTCCTTTCAGGAGATCCGGGCTGCTTTTCCAACCCCTGAAGCGATCGACGATTCACCCGTTACCGCCCCCTCCAAGCGAATCGAGGCGCTCGTCCCTGGCTATGAGAAGCCGCGGTTGGGTGCTCTCGCCGCACGCGCGATTGGCTTGGAGACCATGCGCGCCGAGTGTCCCCACTTCGATTGCTGGGTCTCGCGGCTTGAGAGACGAACCGCCTGA
- a CDS encoding AAA family ATPase translates to MSLIRTITIEGFRSIAELPGLQLRSLNVLIGANGSGKSNFLGALGLLRTAVLSMNQMSDHVLRAGGADRLLHFGSKTTPTMRFRVKFTDELTDFCVDMRHGSDDRLFPRISVAETELPADFMEHLVPRPGVAPLLEFLRYRIEHWRLYHFHDTSSSSPIKKTADLHDNRRLRPDGSNLAAFLYLLRKKHEGAYTQIRNTIRLTAPFFEDFSMEPLELNEDKIRLEWRHVGSDAYFDASSLSDGSLRFITLATLLLQPASLRPPVVLLDEPELGLHPFAITLLASMLKYAAVESQIIVATQSPVLLDHFDPEDVIVADRVNGATKLNRLDDDKLRSWLEDYSLGELWEKNEFGGRPVPERTDRRFSE, encoded by the coding sequence ATGTCCTTGATCCGCACGATCACGATTGAAGGCTTCAGGAGCATTGCCGAGTTGCCGGGGCTACAACTGCGCTCTCTTAACGTCCTGATCGGCGCCAACGGATCAGGCAAGTCGAACTTCCTCGGCGCGCTCGGGCTCCTCCGCACTGCTGTCTTGAGCATGAATCAGATGTCGGATCACGTTCTACGCGCGGGCGGTGCCGACCGTCTACTCCACTTTGGATCCAAGACGACGCCCACGATGAGGTTCAGAGTGAAATTCACGGACGAACTGACTGACTTCTGTGTCGACATGCGCCATGGGTCTGATGATCGATTGTTTCCTAGGATTTCGGTTGCCGAGACCGAGTTGCCTGCGGACTTCATGGAGCATCTTGTGCCACGGCCTGGAGTCGCTCCTCTTCTTGAGTTTCTTCGTTACCGGATCGAGCACTGGCGTCTCTACCACTTTCACGACACCAGCTCCTCCTCCCCAATAAAAAAAACAGCCGACTTACACGACAACCGCCGGTTGCGACCCGATGGGTCCAACCTTGCGGCATTCCTATATTTGCTGCGCAAGAAACACGAGGGAGCTTACACGCAGATTCGCAACACGATCCGACTGACCGCCCCTTTCTTCGAAGACTTCTCCATGGAGCCGTTGGAGCTGAACGAAGACAAGATCCGGCTTGAGTGGCGGCACGTCGGGTCGGACGCTTACTTCGACGCGTCGTCCCTGTCCGATGGTTCGCTCCGATTCATTACCCTTGCCACGCTTCTGCTCCAGCCGGCGTCGCTCCGCCCGCCGGTCGTGCTCCTTGACGAGCCGGAGCTTGGTCTGCATCCCTTCGCTATCACCCTGCTGGCCTCCATGCTCAAGTACGCGGCTGTGGAGTCTCAGATCATCGTCGCAACGCAGTCGCCGGTGCTGCTGGATCATTTCGATCCGGAAGATGTGATAGTGGCTGACCGCGTGAACGGAGCGACGAAGCTCAACCGGCTGGATGATGACAAGCTCCGATCGTGGCTTGAAGACTACAGCCTGGGGGAACTTTGGGAAAAGAACGAATTCGGCGGGCGGCCTGTCCCGGAGCGGACGGATCGGAGATTTTCGGAGTGA